In the Elizabethkingia bruuniana genome, GGAAAAAATTCACCAATCAGATTAAAGCTAAAAAATCAAAATACAATAACGATGTCCGTTTAAAATTACTTGATGTACAGAGCAAAGATCAAAGTATCAGATTGATTTATCAGGAATTGAAAAAAACTTATACAGACGATAGTGATCTGGTAAAATCTGCAAGTGAAAAAATGAAAAAAATTGATCTTGAAAGTGTGGATATTGTTGCAAAAATAATTGACAAATATGGTTGGCTTGGAAAAGATAAGATCGGAAAAGAAGCTAATGAAACTCTGTTTCTGGGAATACAACATATAGACGATTTGGTTGTTCAATCCAAATATCTGCCGGCTATTAAAGATGCTGTAAAAAAAGGAAATGCTGAGCCATGGCATTTGGCATTTTTAACAGACCGAGTTTTAATGAATCAGGGTAAAAAGCAGATTTACGGAACACAGAAAATTATCACGAAAAAACCTGAAACTTCCTATATCATTCCTTTGGAAAATCCTGAAAAAGTGGATGAACTAAGAAAAGAAATTGGTCTGGATCCATTAAATGATGATCTGCAGGAAGATGGACTTTCCTGGAATCTTGAAGATTATAAAAAAGATTTACCCAGAATAGAAAAGCTCTATAAAGAAAGGGTTGAAAAACTCCTGATTAATAAAGGCTAATTGTTTATTTCTTAAGATCTTCCAATTGCTTTAGAGCCCTGTTCAGACTTCTTATAGTAATCCCTAAATAGGCAGCCATATCTTCTTTGCTCATTGGTGTCCCCAATTGATCTTGCAGCGTAAGCAAACGGGACAGGCTGTGTTCTGTTGTGTATAACTGCTGATAAGAAGCTCTGCTGGAAGTATTGACAATACGTTTTGAAAAGACTTCGAGTAATAGATTATTGAATCCAAGGTCTTTGGTGAGTAAACTTCTGAAATATGGAACTGAAAGTGCATAAACAGTAACGTCCGTCATTGCCTCGATATTACACAAACACGGAATATGCTGCAACAGCTCTATCTCTCCAATAATTTCTCCTTTCCCAAGGAATTCCAGAATAAAATCTTTGTCATTTTCTTCCTTTACAAAACATTTGGTAATCCCTTCTTTTATCAGCATTACTTTGGTAATACTACTCCCCTGTTCCAGTAGTTTACTTCCTTTTTTAAATGTTTTTACAATAATGTCTTCTTTACGCTGCTGTTCTTCGTAAAGCTGTGCCATATAAGCTAAAAATGACTGATGGGTACGTAACATATTTTTGTCAGGACAAATGTCCTTTTCTGTATGGATTTTGTTTCCGAATTTTGAACCTGAAAATTACGAATTAAAATGAAAAATAAGATAAAAACCATTGCCTTTGATGCCGATGATACACTTTGGATAAACGAACCTTACTTTCAGGAAGCTGAAAAACAGTTTTGTGATATGCTTCAGGATTATTTGCCACATCATACTGTATCCCAGGAATTGTTCAAAACGGAAATGAAAAACCTCCACTTATATGGTTATGGTGTAAAAGGATTTATGTTGTGTATGATAGAAACCATCGGCAGAATATCCGGAAATAAAGCTCCAATAAGCCTTGTAAATAAAACCATTGAACTGGGACAGGAATTATTACAAAAGCCTATTCAGTTACTGGAAGGTGTACAGCATACCCTGGAAAGTCTTAATGGTAAATACAGGTTGGTAGTGGCAACAAAGGGAGATCTTCTGGATCAGGAACGCAAGCTTAAAAATTCGGGATTACAGGATTATTTTCATCATATAGAAATTATGAGTGATAAGCAGATCAGTGATTATACAAAACTACTGAAACACCTAGACTGCCAGCCGGAAAATTTTCTGATGCTGGGGAATTCCATAAAATCGGATATATTGCCTGTACTGGATTTGGGTGGCTATGCAGCACATATTCCATATCATATTACATGGACACATGAACAGCACGAATCTACTCTGCAGCACAAAAATTTCATGGAATTGGAAAGAATAGATCAGGTATTGGAGTATTTGGATTAACATTTAAAGAGCATAAGCTTTCCCCCCAACTATACTGCAATGTAAAATATTAAGAAATTAGGATTATTAAGGTCTCTCTTGTATAATTATCTTAATACCTAAATGATAAAATCTTGTGCATGAATACTAAAAAGCCCTGTAGAGGATTCTGACAGGGCTATATTTTTAAGATTCTTCTGATTCTTCGTCACTTACAAGGCTTAATTCTCCACGGAGATAAGCTTCATTCAGACTGTCAATATTCCGTTCCAGTCTGTTCCAGTAGCGGATTGCATTCTTATACTTATCTACAGCTGTAACAGATACCTCATAAAGCCTGGATTCGTAATCGTTGCCTTCCTGACTAAATAATACCGGAGCTATTCTTCCATCTACAGTTTCAACAAGATCAAAATGCCAGAAATCAAAAATCTCTTCATCACCTTCACTATATTCCTGACGGATTACACTTATACGGCTGCAATAATCTTCTTCAGAATTCCTTTGTCGGAATTGTAAATGCAGAGAGCCTAAATCCAGTGAAGCATCATCGGTATAATATTGCTTACTCTTTTCCTGTACCAATGGCAGGTTGAGTATTCTTTCTATTTTTTCGCGGGTAACAGTCTCCCGGAACAAATTTTTCAGATGTACCATTTCTGAATACTGCCATAAAAATACATTCCACTGGGTGTTCATAAAATCCTGAAGCTCCTGGGGCGCATTTTTATCCAGAACCAGCCATTTGTCTTCAGGGAAAACCTTATAAGCCTGTTCCACACGGTATTCTTTTCTTCCGGTTAATTTACCCAGCATGTTCTGGTGTTCTGTAAAATAAACCATACAGGCAAACTTTTCTTCATACTGAAAGTATACAGCGGTTGTTTCGGGGGTGCCAATAATTGTATAAACCCTGCGGAATACAGGTCCATCCCAATATTCCAAAGCAAAGCTATTCCCCTCTACAGGTGCTTTCCCTACAAGGATATCACTATCCAGAAAACGTTTCAGATTTTGTTCACTGGGGATATTATCTGCAAAAAAGAAAGTAAAATCTTCTTCCGGTCTTTTATATGGTTTTATATTGTCCTGCAAAACAGGAAGATTTTGTTCCATAGCCTTCATTAACCCAGAAACAAACAACCAGTCTTTCCATGAATAAATTTCTTCTTCTATTAAGTCTTCTACAGGCAGCATATACTCGGGACGTAATAACTGGCGGATATGTTCATCGTCTTCATAATCATCTTCAACATCATCCCATAGTAAGTGATCTATAAAAATATTTCTGCGCTCTTCAAAACGTTTATAGTCTACTCCATAATCTGTATTAATAAAAACCTTTGCCTGAATAGAACCTTTTACCTGTAGATCACCGTGATTATAGTCACCCCAGAAAAGTTCATTTACAGTCAGATTGCCACCAACAAAAATTTCCTGACCACCGACAACTATATTATCAGCCGTAAGATTTCCTATCACCACAAGTCCTGTAGATCCGTCGGTTTCGTTATTATAAATATTACCCGCTTTCACATTTCCTTCTACGAAAATAAAATAACTGGTATCTTCAGGTTCTTCTCCATCGAAAAAATAAGAATGAGGATTATCGAGATCCAACGGTCTGTCCAATTCCAGATCTCCCTGATAATGTAAAACGTATGCTTCCTGAGGGTCGTAATACCTCTCATTTTTATAATGGGTATCCTCCGGAAGAAGATGTCTGATATCCTGATATTTTACTAGCTTCATCATAGCCTGACTTATAATTATTTATTGGTGTTTCAATTATTTTGCAAAGACATTGTCCATTGTTCTATTTCCTGCATCAAAGGAGCTAAGCTACGCCCTTTATCTGTAAGTCCATAATAAACTTCCGGCGGAAATGTGTTTATCTGCTTTCTATGGACAATACCATCCTCTTCAAGTTCTTTTAGCTGTTCCAGCAATACTTTTTTAGAAACAACAGGCATAATACGCCATAAATCGGTAAACCGTATATCACCAGATTCAAAAAAATGAAATAGAATCAGAGGTTTCCATTTTCCGGAAAATAATTTCATAAATCTGTTAAAAGCACAGTTTTCAAATTCCTTATAATTCATAGTGGTTACAAAATTGTGAACAGTTTACCTGAAAGTTCATTTCTTGAAAAGCCGAAACAATCGGATGATCTTTGCCCAATACAAACTTAAAGAAAATATTATGAAAGCAAGACTCATCAGAAACGCTACATTATGGATAGAAATTAAAGGGATTAAGGTACTCGTTGATCCTATGCTTGGGCAAAAGGGCAGCCTTGGGCCATTCCCATGGACAGAGGATAATCGTGCCAATCCTCTAAGCGATCTCCCATTTGATTCTGAAGAATTGTCGAAGATTATTCAGAATACAGATTTCGTACTACTCACACATCTGCATCCGGATCATTGGGATGAGGCTGCCCAAAAACTATTACCCAAGGATATGCTTATCTATTGTCAGCCTATGGATGAGGAACTGGTCAGAACTTCCGGATTTACCCGTGTGATTCCGGTTACAAACGAAATCACTTATAAAGATGTCTCAATTATAAGAACCGGAGGAAAACATGGCGTGGGTAAGATAGGTGAACTTATGGGTGAAGTATCCGGTTATATCCTGAAAACAAAAAATGAAAGCATCTATATTACTGGCGATACAATCTGGTGCGAAGATGTCTCTAATGCTCTGAATACACACAATCCGGAATATATTATTGCAAATGGTGGCGGTGCCCGGTTTAATATTGGTGAACATGTTACCATGAATGGTGAGGATATAAAAACCATGTCTGCATATACAGGCTCAGCTTATATAGCAGTTGTACATCTGGATGCTGTAAGTCCGGCCAGAGAAGACAGAAAATATTTAAAGAAGTTTTTCAGCCTGCATGAGGTTACTCAGAATATTATTGTACCTGATGACGGAGCTGTAATATTTAATTAATTATAAAAGCCGACCAGTATTAGTCGGCTTTTATACTGAAGTTTATAATATATTTTCATTAAAAATTAAATAAATTATCAGATTAGTCTTTACTTATTAAATCCTATTTTTGCATCAATCATGCATATTCAGCTCATCCATCTTATTACACAACGGGTAAACCTTTCCACACAGGAAAGAGAATGGTGTGCTGCCAGTTTCGAGCCTGTAAGTATTACAAAAAACACAATAATAGAAAAAGCAGGAAAAGTTCCCGAGTACCTCTATTTTATTGTTTCCGGCTATCTCCGGATTTTTCACCTTAATGAAAAAGGTGAAGAAATAACAACACATATCAATTGTCCGCCGGGCTTTATCACTTCTTATTTCAATTATATCAATCAGGTTCCTTCAGATGAAAATCTGGAATCTATAACAGATTGCCAACTGCTAAGAATTACCAAAACCAACCTTGAAGAGTTAATTGACAAAAGTGCTGCTTTTAAAGATTTCAGTATTTCGGTATTCCAGGAATCCATTTCATACAATGAAAATCGTTCCAGAGAGCTCGCAACACTTACCGCAGAACAACGTTATCTGAAACTGATAAAAGAATATCCGTATATTCTCCAGAATGTCCC is a window encoding:
- a CDS encoding DUF6624 domain-containing protein translates to MKIWILIISFLLSSLIYGQNSKQLIDQSIVYLKNKDNLKFDQTRDKVWAAFLKENIPSYNNAIENIKKKQYPDVFKNLDSIISEDYFIDTILADKNFSALHHMEGWKKFTNQIKAKKSKYNNDVRLKLLDVQSKDQSIRLIYQELKKTYTDDSDLVKSASEKMKKIDLESVDIVAKIIDKYGWLGKDKIGKEANETLFLGIQHIDDLVVQSKYLPAIKDAVKKGNAEPWHLAFLTDRVLMNQGKKQIYGTQKIITKKPETSYIIPLENPEKVDELRKEIGLDPLNDDLQEDGLSWNLEDYKKDLPRIEKLYKERVEKLLINKG
- a CDS encoding Crp/Fnr family transcriptional regulator, with the protein product MLRTHQSFLAYMAQLYEEQQRKEDIIVKTFKKGSKLLEQGSSITKVMLIKEGITKCFVKEENDKDFILEFLGKGEIIGEIELLQHIPCLCNIEAMTDVTVYALSVPYFRSLLTKDLGFNNLLLEVFSKRIVNTSSRASYQQLYTTEHSLSRLLTLQDQLGTPMSKEDMAAYLGITIRSLNRALKQLEDLKK
- a CDS encoding HAD family hydrolase; amino-acid sequence: MKNKIKTIAFDADDTLWINEPYFQEAEKQFCDMLQDYLPHHTVSQELFKTEMKNLHLYGYGVKGFMLCMIETIGRISGNKAPISLVNKTIELGQELLQKPIQLLEGVQHTLESLNGKYRLVVATKGDLLDQERKLKNSGLQDYFHHIEIMSDKQISDYTKLLKHLDCQPENFLMLGNSIKSDILPVLDLGGYAAHIPYHITWTHEQHESTLQHKNFMELERIDQVLEYLD
- a CDS encoding winged helix-turn-helix transcriptional regulator; translated protein: MKLFSGKWKPLILFHFFESGDIRFTDLWRIMPVVSKKVLLEQLKELEEDGIVHRKQINTFPPEVYYGLTDKGRSLAPLMQEIEQWTMSLQNN
- a CDS encoding MBL fold metallo-hydrolase, translating into MKARLIRNATLWIEIKGIKVLVDPMLGQKGSLGPFPWTEDNRANPLSDLPFDSEELSKIIQNTDFVLLTHLHPDHWDEAAQKLLPKDMLIYCQPMDEELVRTSGFTRVIPVTNEITYKDVSIIRTGGKHGVGKIGELMGEVSGYILKTKNESIYITGDTIWCEDVSNALNTHNPEYIIANGGGARFNIGEHVTMNGEDIKTMSAYTGSAYIAVVHLDAVSPAREDRKYLKKFFSLHEVTQNIIVPDDGAVIFN
- a CDS encoding Crp/Fnr family transcriptional regulator — its product is MHIQLIHLITQRVNLSTQEREWCAASFEPVSITKNTIIEKAGKVPEYLYFIVSGYLRIFHLNEKGEEITTHINCPPGFITSYFNYINQVPSDENLESITDCQLLRITKTNLEELIDKSAAFKDFSISVFQESISYNENRSRELATLTAEQRYLKLIKEYPYILQNVPLQYIASFLGMNPKSLSRIRKQVIR